The Claveliimonas bilis genome window below encodes:
- a CDS encoding DUF6664 family protein, whose product MYKAGNVLSERMIDLNKTDFCDLVERIKDSFMEIDSDIMVDLKKQDIEYADMCQKLGEMESRYPFILEVTEGSGAISLTAEEHEIVRKYMSRMFEKETIERCQIYFRGHTDGYVYLKKIGVV is encoded by the coding sequence ATGTATAAAGCAGGAAATGTATTATCAGAGAGGATGATTGATTTGAATAAGACAGACTTTTGTGATCTTGTGGAGCGGATCAAAGACAGCTTCATGGAGATTGACAGCGATATTATGGTAGATCTGAAAAAACAGGATATAGAATATGCCGATATGTGCCAGAAACTGGGAGAGATGGAAAGCAGGTATCCGTTTATTCTAGAAGTGACAGAAGGGAGCGGAGCCATCAGTCTTACTGCCGAGGAACATGAGATTGTGAGAAAATATATGAGCAGGATGTTTGAAAAAGAGACGATAGAACGCTGCCAGATCTATTTCCGGGGGCATACGGATGGGTATGTGTATTTGAAAAAGATTGGGGTAGTGTAA